The Campylobacter concisus sequence TAACCAAGCTGCCTGCACTTGCAAGCCCTTGAATAATTCTCATAAAGATAAAAAACTGGATATTTTGCGAGAAAAATATAAAAATAGTGCTTATCGTATAGACGATGAGCGAGATGGTAAGGGGCAGTTTCCGGCCAAATTTATCACTTATTGGGCCAACTATGAGCTGACCTATGGCTAAGCCTGCCATCGATGTCGTGATCGTTAATTGTGTAGCTGTGACGCTTGTTTTAAACCACTCGGTAATAGCCGGAAGTGCTGGCAAATAAAGATCTGTAACAAATGGTCCAAAGGCAGAGAGAGCGCCTAAAAATAGTAACAAAAATAGTTTGGAATTTTCTTTTTTCATAATTCTTCTTTAAATTTTAAAAAAGATTATATTATGACTTTGCTTTTTGGGTTATTAAGGGTAAATTTAACGTGATCTATAAAATGTAAAAGCCCTAAAAATAGGGCTTGGTATTACATTTTGTCTTTAGTGACAATTAAGAGCATTTTAAATTTATCTTTTATCTTTAATCCGTGTGGTATTTTGCCTGGTAGCACGATGGTATCGCCTTTTTTGATATCAAAATGTTCATCACCAATAGTTAGCTTCATCTCGCCATCAAGTGCGATAAGTAGTGCATCACCTGGAGCTGCGTGAGTTGATAGCTCTTGGTCTGTGTCAAAACTAAGCAGCGACATCGAGCCATTCTCATTTTTAACAAGCGTTTTGCTCACGATTTTGCCTTTTTCGTATTCGACTGCATCAACTAAGCTAAAAATAGCTGCCTTAGGTAAATGATCTATCATTAAGTCCTCCTTAAAATCAATTGAAATATATTTCGTTGGTTCGTTAAAAACTAGCTTACGCCACACTTTTTTCTCTATCAGGCAAGCTTGCTCGCCACCTATATGCATCTGCTTTTCACCGTAGTATAGGGTAGCACCACCCTCTACAACCCATGCAAGACTGTCACAAAACAGCATCTCATGATCTAGCTCCTCGCCCGTATCAAAAGCAAATACATCGACATGAGCGTTCTCGCAATCAAAAATTCTCTTGCTAACAACGCTTTTTGCGACGACTTTCGTGTCGGCGTTTAGATTGTAAATTTTACTCATTTTATATCCTTTTTTTGCAAAATTATAAAAGGTTAAGAGCTAAATTTCATTGACCAATGTTAATAAAAAGAGAAAAAATATCCTAATTAAAACTAATGTATATAAGGAAGTTCCATTTACAAAAAATTTCATAAAGGGATTTTTGTGTCTACTCTCACTCAATAATTACCATATCATATTTGTTTCTTTTGTTCTATAACAGTATCTTTTTAGTTTCTGTTTTTAATATGCGTAACCCGGCTTCCTTGCCGTAGTTTTGTAAGCTTCGTTAAGTAATAATCCAATACCCATTTGATGGAATTTCTTTTCTATGCCAATTACAAAAATATCTGTACAATCTTTGCCAATTGCATTTATACAACAAAACCAACCAGCTCATCATTTATATGATAAGCGAGAAAAGTCTTTTCTGTGAATCACGAATATATTATTCTGTACTTTCCAGTATTCCAAACCATTCTGAAAGGTCATATAATATTTCTCTTGACACAGCTTGCTTTTCTAATTTATCTTCAACTTCTTTTATTTTTATATCAATTTACTCTTCCACAACTTCTATACTTTTAAATGTATACCTTTGTTTCTTAAATTCTCTATGCAATCAGCTAGATATTCGATATTGTGCTCTTTGTAAATTGGACTGCTTATAATTTCTTCTTTAAGATTATCGTACTTTTCTGCTGTCCTTCCTCTATAATTTTTATCTTTCCATTCCGCAGAAACATTATATCCCCTTTTTTCCATCTCCTCCATAACCAATACATGGTAAATAAAAAGATGATATGGGGAATATGTAAACACATAGTCTACGGTTTTATGTTTCTTTTTCCATCCATTGCCCCTCAAAGCACAACATTCCCTGTGTTGTCCAAGAAGCTGATTTTTAGGCAATAAGTGGATAAGTTTTTCATGCCATAGTCTCATATTTTTCTCCTGTTAACAAGGTTGATTTTTCTAAATATTCATTAGGGTATTTCTTTAGTAAAGTGTTAATGCATTCAATTACAGCCTTCTGACTATTCTCCCCTGCCATATATCCATTTAATATATCAAATAATACCTGCTTTTCAATTGTATTTGCATCTTTTCTGAAATATCCCCATATATGAAGAATGGCATTACTAAAATCTTTTTTACTCTCCTTCATATCTCTTGTTTCCTGTATTTTTTCATTTAGCCATACAACATCCAGTTCTTTTTCCTTCAAGTACTCCC is a genomic window containing:
- a CDS encoding cupin domain-containing protein, whose product is MSKIYNLNADTKVVAKSVVSKRIFDCENAHVDVFAFDTGEELDHEMLFCDSLAWVVEGGATLYYGEKQMHIGGEQACLIEKKVWRKLVFNEPTKYISIDFKEDLMIDHLPKAAIFSLVDAVEYEKGKIVSKTLVKNENGSMSLLSFDTDQELSTHAAPGDALLIALDGEMKLTIGDEHFDIKKGDTIVLPGKIPHGLKIKDKFKMLLIVTKDKM
- a CDS encoding TIGR02328 family protein → MRLWHEKLIHLLPKNQLLGQHRECCALRGNGWKKKHKTVDYVFTYSPYHLFIYHVLVMEEMEKRGYNVSAEWKDKNYRGRTAEKYDNLKEEIISSPIYKEHNIEYLADCIENLRNKGIHLKV
- a CDS encoding YbgA family protein; the protein is MRHKDTRRECEELWAKNKYFVLSKSQKAYLEIREYLKEKELDVVWLNEKIQETRDMKESKKDFSNAILHIWGYFRKDANTIEKQVLFDILNGYMAGENSQKAVIECINTLLKKYPNEYLEKSTLLTGEKYETMA